TTAATTGCATGACGCTTGAATTTAGGCGTCCCTCTGAGAGAAATCCACAGAAATACAGCCCAGAGTCAGACACATCCACTTGTTTGATTTTGAGAAAGACATCAGaggtgttttttgtcatttcaaatTTTCCAGTTTTAAATCCAGCGTTGTAATTAACACTTGTAGCAGCCATAACAGCGATAGAGTTGACTGTGGTTCTGCTGACCAGTCTGAACCAGAAAGTCGTAACATCATTTTTGGAAAACTTGTTGCACTGCAGAGTGACAGTTTCATCTGCCTGCACCTCTGAGGTCTGAAACTCAGAACCTGAGACAGCAATCCAGCCTGAAACAGTGGAAATAACGAGATGTTTAATTGCTTCAAAGGAACATGGTGCTACATCTGTGAGTGTAAAGTTACTAATAAGCAAATGTGTTTAAATTATTATAGgttaaaaatgcaataaaagatTAGCTAATGATGTAAAAGAGTAATAGAGCAAACttacagaaacaagaaagagcTAAAGCTGTTATCACGTTCATCATCGTGCACATGACTGCTGCCCTGCAATGTCCGCAGATGGTGTGTTCACCAGGAAGGGTGCTCTCAGTGTGATAAATGTGATAGAGGTGGGAGTTTTGTGTTGCTTTCAAAGCTAAATGCGTTTAGGTCATAGAGTCATGACACACGTGTTTAGTCTTAAAGGGTTATTTGCAAGgttattttctgtctttattttcaagaagaagaagaagagtgatGTTTCATTTTTTCTCAGCTTTAAAAACATGCATTATTAAAAAGCTGGTTGTTGTTAAAATGCTGATAGTGTCAGGGTTGACTGTGTGGCAGGCAAAGGGTAGACCCAAAAGAAGGGAGTTTTATTGC
The sequence above is a segment of the Oreochromis aureus strain Israel breed Guangdong linkage group 3, ZZ_aureus, whole genome shotgun sequence genome. Coding sequences within it:
- the LOC120435425 gene encoding uncharacterized protein LOC120435425 isoform X2, with the protein product MCTMMNVITALALSCFCWIAVSGSEFQTSEVQADETVTLQCNKFSKNDVTTFWFRLVSRTTVNSIAVMAATSVNYNAGFKTGKFEMTKNTSDVFLKIKQVDVSDSGLYFCGFLSEGRLNSSVMQLKVGGTDEPQDDMDCISKQAHEVATLTSVTLGVLSVFLLMLITGLAVQNMKLQTANKEEQNLDHSTNHGSDEVNYAAVTVRPKPKRREIEPNVIYASTR
- the LOC120435425 gene encoding uncharacterized protein LOC120435425 isoform X1, which translates into the protein MCTMMNVITALALSCFCWIAVSGSEFQTSEVQADETVTLQCNKFSKNDVTTFWFRLVSRTTVNSIAVMAATSVNYNAGFKTGKFEMTKNTSDVFLKIKQVDVSDSGLYFCGFLSEGRLNSSVMQLKVGGTDEPQDDMDCISKQAHEVATLTSVTLGVLSVFLLMLITGLAVQNMKLQTANKEEQNLDHSTVSQSKNVLLCFDWQRLNKMCLYSITVPITYRIKGEIRFLVCMLQLAVD